A single window of Dermacentor albipictus isolate Rhodes 1998 colony chromosome 1, USDA_Dalb.pri_finalv2, whole genome shotgun sequence DNA harbors:
- the LOC139046818 gene encoding uncharacterized protein isoform X2, with the protein MMGHPNRLHFFATQFLVLSWILKLTPFSEQPTWIPLPADEDAPHCHGELRRTYLYGTSECASQITPLLSLRCHWLTPWLPGTLSSIDSAIFPRIPDIKPRQTIATLSGLGGTSMMGHPNRLHFFATQFLVLSWILKLTPFSEQPTWIPLPADEDAPHCHGELRRTYLYGTSECASQITPLLSLRCHWLTPWLPGTLSSIDSAIFPRIPDIKPRQTIATLSGLGGTSMMGHPNRLHFFATQFLVLSWILKLTPCSEQPTWIPLPVDEDAPHCHGELRRTYLYGTSECASQITPLLSLRCHWLTPWLPGTLSSIDSAIFPRIPDIKPRQTIATLSGLGGTSMMGHPNRLHFFATQFLVLSWILKLTPCSEQPTWIPLPADEDAPHCHGELRRTYLYGTSECASQITPLLSLRCHWLTPWLPGTLSSIDSAIFPRIPDIKPRQTIATLSGLGGTSMMGHPNRLHFFATQNAALEGADGSLRSRSRGLIAIHRSRLS; encoded by the exons ATGATGGGCCATCCTAACCGACTTCACTTCTTCGCTACGCAGTTCTTGGTGCTGTCCTGGATTCTGAAGCTAACACCGTTCTCCGAACAGCCTACCTGGATTCCACTGCCTGCCGATGAGGACGCCCCGCATTGCCATGGCGAGCTCCGCCGGACCTACCTCTATGGAACATCGGAGTGCGCATCACAGATTACGCCACTTCTGTCGCTGCGGTGTCATTGGCTGACGCCCTGGCTTCCTGGCACACTATCTTCGATTGACAGCGCCATCTTCCCTCGGATCCCCGATATAAAGCCTAGACAAACCATCGCCACGCtcagtgggcttggcggcacgTCAATGATGGGCCATCCTAACCGACTTCACTTCTTCGCTACGCAGTTCTTGGTGCTGTCCTGGATTCTGAAGCTAACACCGTTCTCCGAACAGCCTACCTGGATTCCACTGCCTGCCGATGAGGACGCCCCGCATTGCCATGGCGAGCTCCGCCGGACCTACCTCTATGGAACATCGGAGTGCGCATCACAGATTACGCCACTTCTGTCGCTGCGGTGTCATTGGCTGACGCCCTGGCTTCCTGGCACACTATCTTCGATTGACAGCGCCATCTTCCCTCGGATCCCCGATATAAAGCCTAGACAAACCATCGCCACGCtcagtgggcttggcggcacgTCAATGATGGGCCATCCTAACCGACTTCACTTCTTCGCTACGCAGTTCTTGGTGCTGTCCTGGATTCTGAAGCTAACACCGTGCTCCGAACAGCCTACCTGGATTCCACTGCCTGTCGATGAGGACGCCCCGCATTGCCATGGCGAGCTGCGCCGGACCTACCTCTATGGAACATCGGAGTGCGCATCACAGATTACGCCACTTCTGTCGCTGCGGTGTCATTGGCTGACGCCCTGGCTTCCTGGCACACTATCTTCGATTGACAGCGCCATCTTCCCTCGGATCCCCGATATAAAGCCTAGACAAACCATCGCCACGCtcagtgggcttggcggcacgTCAATGATGGGCCATCCTAACCGACTTCACTTCTTCGCTACGCAGTTCTTGGTGCTGTCCTGGATTCTGAAGCTAACACCGTGCTCCGAACAGCCTACCTGGATTCCACTGCCTGCCGATGAGGACGCCCCGCATTGCCATGGCGAGCTGCGCCGGACCTACCTCTATGGAACATCGGAGTGCGCATCACAGATTACGCCACTTCTGTCGCTGCGGTGTCATTGGTTGACGCCCTGGCTTCCTGGCACACTATCTTCGATTGACAGCGCCATCTTCCCTCGGATCCCCGATATAAAGCCTAGACAAACCATCGCCACGCtcagtgggcttggcggcacgTCAATGATGGGCCATCCTAACCGACTTCACTTCTTCGCTACGCAG AATGCTGCGCTCGAGGGCGCAGACGGGAGCCTGCGATCGCGTTCGAGAGGCCTGATCGCGATTCACAGATCGCGATTGTCCTGA
- the LOC139046818 gene encoding uncharacterized protein isoform X1, with protein sequence MMGHPNRLHFFATQFLVLSWILKLTPFSEQPTWIPLPADEDAPHCHGELRRTYLYGTSECASQITPLLSLRCHWLTPWLPGTLSSIDSAIFPRIPDIKPRQTIATLSGLGGTSMMGHPNRLHFFATQFLVLSWILKLTPFSEQPTWIPLPADEDAPHCHGELRRTYLYGTSECASQITPLLSLRCHWLTPWLPGTLSSIDSAIFPRIPDIKPRQTIATLSGLGGTSMMGHPNRLHFFATQFLVLSWILKLTPCSEQPTWIPLPVDEDAPHCHGELRRTYLYGTSECASQITPLLSLRCHWLTPWLPGTLSSIDSAIFPRIPDIKPRQTIATLSGLGGTSMMGHPNRLHFFATQFLVLSWILKLTPCSEQPTWIPLPADEDAPHCHGELRRTYLYGTSECASQITPLLSLRCHWLTPWLPGTLSSIDSAIFPRIPDIKPRQTIATLSGLGGTSMMGHPNRLHFFATQQSLDTGIVPRDWKTGKVIPVFKKGDRSSPASWFSWLIVFVEQAIRTP encoded by the exons ATGATGGGCCATCCTAACCGACTTCACTTCTTCGCTACGCAGTTCTTGGTGCTGTCCTGGATTCTGAAGCTAACACCGTTCTCCGAACAGCCTACCTGGATTCCACTGCCTGCCGATGAGGACGCCCCGCATTGCCATGGCGAGCTCCGCCGGACCTACCTCTATGGAACATCGGAGTGCGCATCACAGATTACGCCACTTCTGTCGCTGCGGTGTCATTGGCTGACGCCCTGGCTTCCTGGCACACTATCTTCGATTGACAGCGCCATCTTCCCTCGGATCCCCGATATAAAGCCTAGACAAACCATCGCCACGCtcagtgggcttggcggcacgTCAATGATGGGCCATCCTAACCGACTTCACTTCTTCGCTACGCAGTTCTTGGTGCTGTCCTGGATTCTGAAGCTAACACCGTTCTCCGAACAGCCTACCTGGATTCCACTGCCTGCCGATGAGGACGCCCCGCATTGCCATGGCGAGCTCCGCCGGACCTACCTCTATGGAACATCGGAGTGCGCATCACAGATTACGCCACTTCTGTCGCTGCGGTGTCATTGGCTGACGCCCTGGCTTCCTGGCACACTATCTTCGATTGACAGCGCCATCTTCCCTCGGATCCCCGATATAAAGCCTAGACAAACCATCGCCACGCtcagtgggcttggcggcacgTCAATGATGGGCCATCCTAACCGACTTCACTTCTTCGCTACGCAGTTCTTGGTGCTGTCCTGGATTCTGAAGCTAACACCGTGCTCCGAACAGCCTACCTGGATTCCACTGCCTGTCGATGAGGACGCCCCGCATTGCCATGGCGAGCTGCGCCGGACCTACCTCTATGGAACATCGGAGTGCGCATCACAGATTACGCCACTTCTGTCGCTGCGGTGTCATTGGCTGACGCCCTGGCTTCCTGGCACACTATCTTCGATTGACAGCGCCATCTTCCCTCGGATCCCCGATATAAAGCCTAGACAAACCATCGCCACGCtcagtgggcttggcggcacgTCAATGATGGGCCATCCTAACCGACTTCACTTCTTCGCTACGCAGTTCTTGGTGCTGTCCTGGATTCTGAAGCTAACACCGTGCTCCGAACAGCCTACCTGGATTCCACTGCCTGCCGATGAGGACGCCCCGCATTGCCATGGCGAGCTGCGCCGGACCTACCTCTATGGAACATCGGAGTGCGCATCACAGATTACGCCACTTCTGTCGCTGCGGTGTCATTGGTTGACGCCCTGGCTTCCTGGCACACTATCTTCGATTGACAGCGCCATCTTCCCTCGGATCCCCGATATAAAGCCTAGACAAACCATCGCCACGCtcagtgggcttggcggcacgTCAATGATGGGCCATCCTAACCGACTTCACTTCTTCGCTACGCAG caatcacttgacacaggcattgttccaagagactggaaaacagggaaggtcattccagtcttcaagaaaggtgatcggtcttccccag ccagctggttcagctggctcatcgtgttcgtcgaacaggccatccgaactccgtaa